One window from the genome of Spiractinospora alimapuensis encodes:
- a CDS encoding acetamidase/formamidase family protein, translating to MRVFTADSAVTEFSPRFGAAGTVAFGESFVLRTVDCYDGQIATSDTLRPGIDMARFNRATGPVAVADARPGEWVRVVIERIDVAGDGVMAMTPGLGVLGDRVPDSSTRILPVRGGKAWLTPDVGVPLRPMVGILGVATASETVPSSTPGSHGGNLDTRVLTPGASLALRVNQPGLGLAAGDLHAAMGDGELGGTGIEIGGEVQLRVERLPGHDGTWPLVLSPEGVSVLASCATLDEAIREGFAEAVRLMAHWHDLPWPDAYRLTSVVCDLRVSQVVNPRATARIALPAEWCPGSFAAPGATSRALG from the coding sequence ATGCGGGTCTTCACCGCGGACTCCGCGGTGACGGAGTTCTCGCCGCGCTTCGGCGCGGCGGGAACGGTCGCCTTCGGTGAGAGCTTCGTCCTGCGGACCGTCGACTGTTACGACGGGCAGATCGCCACGAGCGACACGCTTCGCCCCGGCATCGACATGGCACGCTTCAACCGCGCCACGGGCCCGGTGGCGGTCGCCGACGCGCGACCCGGCGAATGGGTCCGCGTCGTCATCGAGCGCATCGACGTGGCGGGGGACGGGGTGATGGCGATGACGCCCGGGCTCGGTGTCCTCGGCGACCGTGTTCCCGACTCCTCGACCCGAATCCTCCCGGTGCGCGGGGGGAAGGCCTGGCTCACCCCCGATGTCGGGGTACCGCTGCGACCCATGGTGGGCATCCTCGGGGTCGCCACGGCGAGCGAGACGGTGCCGTCCTCCACTCCCGGGTCACACGGCGGAAACCTGGACACCCGCGTGCTGACTCCGGGGGCCTCCCTGGCGCTGCGGGTGAACCAACCGGGCCTCGGCCTGGCCGCGGGGGACCTACACGCGGCCATGGGGGACGGCGAACTCGGCGGTACCGGGATCGAGATCGGTGGGGAGGTCCAACTCCGGGTGGAGCGCCTTCCCGGCCACGACGGCACCTGGCCGCTGGTCCTGTCGCCCGAGGGGGTCTCCGTGCTGGCCTCGTGCGCGACGCTCGACGAGGCCATCCGCGAGGGTTTCGCCGAGGCGGTGCGCCTCATGGCGCACTGGCACGACCTCCCGTGGCCGGATGCCTATCGCCTGACCAGCGTCGTGTGTGACCTCCGCGTCAGTCAGGTCGTGAATCCCCGCGCGACGGCACGGATCGCGCTTCCGGCCGAGTGGTGTCCCGGTTCGTTCGCCGCCCCGGGGGCTACCAGTCGAGCTCTCGGATGA
- a CDS encoding MerR family transcriptional regulator: protein MYIGEVAKRAGVSARAVRHYEQAGLVTSTRAGNGYRVYPDGAVTRVANIAHLVSVGLTLADVREFLPCLDGDVAAAPPDPEKLALARTRLATLNDRIAAQIEVRDRLAAALDRTEAGETPRTP from the coding sequence GTGTACATCGGTGAGGTCGCGAAACGTGCCGGGGTCTCGGCCCGGGCCGTTCGGCACTACGAGCAGGCTGGCCTCGTCACCTCAACGCGTGCGGGCAACGGCTACCGCGTCTATCCGGACGGGGCGGTGACCCGCGTCGCCAACATCGCTCACTTGGTGTCGGTCGGCCTGACCCTCGCCGACGTGCGGGAGTTCCTGCCCTGCCTGGACGGAGACGTCGCCGCCGCGCCGCCCGACCCGGAGAAGTTGGCGCTCGCGCGCACCCGGCTGGCCACCCTGAACGATCGCATCGCGGCGCAGATCGAGGTACGGGACCGGCTCGCCGCGGCACTCGACCGGACGGAGGCGGGAGAGACCCCACGGACACCTTGA
- a CDS encoding DUF6506 family protein → MNTTWASVFEHPDTDPSADRTVIDRAGQRTLLVPVADQADAPRVAKELVEREGVSLIELCGGFATATVAAVIAEVGDRVAVGHVTYSVDAIRPAAAYAEQFTD, encoded by the coding sequence ATGAACACCACCTGGGCGAGCGTCTTCGAGCACCCCGACACCGACCCCAGCGCCGATCGCACCGTCATCGACCGCGCCGGCCAACGTACGCTCCTCGTGCCCGTGGCCGACCAAGCCGACGCCCCGCGGGTCGCCAAGGAGCTGGTGGAGCGGGAGGGGGTCAGCCTGATCGAGCTGTGCGGCGGGTTCGCCACGGCCACCGTCGCCGCGGTGATCGCCGAGGTCGGTGACCGGGTCGCGGTCGGACACGTCACCTACTCAGTCGACGCCATACGGCCCGCCGCGGCCTACGCCGAGCAGTTCACGGACTGA
- a CDS encoding heavy-metal-associated domain-containing protein, whose amino-acid sequence MNEAAATTASYAVEGMTCGHCVSAVTEEVGAVRGVTEVDVDLATGRLRVTGDGTFDDAAISAAVDEAGYTVTGRV is encoded by the coding sequence ATGAACGAGGCAGCCGCGACCACGGCCAGCTACGCCGTCGAGGGCATGACCTGTGGACACTGTGTCTCCGCGGTGACGGAGGAAGTCGGCGCCGTGCGCGGCGTCACCGAGGTCGACGTGGACCTCGCGACCGGCCGGCTGCGGGTGACGGGCGACGGGACCTTCGACGACGCCGCGATCAGTGCCGCGGTCGACGAAGCGGGGTACACGGTGACAGGCCGCGTGTGA
- a CDS encoding SDR family NAD(P)-dependent oxidoreductase: MDIVRNTQVSAEEADTERGDGSLRGMAIVVTGAGSGIGRATARRAARSGARVLAVGRRFEPLRATADDSDSVIPLTADITHPDAPDRIVDAALESFGRLDGLVNNAGVLGGGPLAETTRESTAPLWETNVVAPMLLSRAALPHLERGNGVIVNVSTSVGQRGWAGSGPYVASKAALESLTRSWSVELAPRGVRVVAVAPGAVDTTIGDNNGIPPERQEEIRRWQVERTPLGRRGEPDEVAWAVTRLLSPAASFVTGVVLPVDGGAVVA; encoded by the coding sequence ATGGACATCGTGAGGAACACGCAGGTGTCGGCCGAGGAAGCGGACACCGAGCGCGGGGACGGCTCCCTGCGCGGAATGGCCATCGTGGTCACGGGCGCGGGCAGCGGGATCGGGCGGGCGACCGCGCGTCGGGCCGCCCGCTCGGGTGCGAGGGTGCTGGCCGTCGGGCGGCGGTTCGAACCGCTGCGGGCGACAGCCGACGACTCCGACTCCGTCATCCCCCTCACGGCCGACATCACCCACCCGGACGCCCCTGACCGGATCGTGGACGCCGCGCTCGAGTCCTTCGGGCGGTTGGATGGGCTGGTCAACAACGCCGGGGTGCTGGGTGGAGGTCCACTGGCCGAGACCACCCGCGAAAGTACGGCACCGCTGTGGGAGACCAACGTAGTCGCCCCGATGTTGCTCAGCCGAGCCGCCCTCCCCCACCTGGAGCGGGGGAACGGCGTGATCGTCAACGTCTCCACCTCGGTCGGACAGCGGGGATGGGCCGGCAGCGGACCCTACGTCGCGTCCAAGGCGGCTCTGGAGTCGCTGACGAGGAGCTGGTCCGTGGAACTGGCCCCGCGGGGCGTCCGCGTGGTGGCCGTCGCACCGGGAGCGGTGGATACCACGATCGGTGACAACAACGGGATCCCGCCGGAACGACAGGAGGAGATCCGCCGGTGGCAGGTCGAGCGGACACCCTTGGGGCGCCGAGGCGAACCGGACGAGGTGGCCTGGGCCGTGACCCGGTTGCTCTCCCCCGCCGCGAGCTTCGTCACCGGCGTCGTGCTCCCCGTGGACGGAGGTGCCGTGGTGGCATAA
- a CDS encoding peptidoglycan-binding domain-containing protein, producing the protein MSKGRRVLASVVAGGFLGAAGFLGVTPALADGPNTDPEVVAEIQAEAWPEYSIGDENVDVRAAKHQLHYLGYELANLDNAFDESVVAQVEAFQEDQGLDVTGSLDQDTWDRLTEEAFAGGKAWVPGDEGHVVEMIQRQMNAKYQAHITVDGQYGDGTEQAVAAAQEFHDIDVDGKYGPLTFEAVVKYQDYDTLDEG; encoded by the coding sequence ATGAGCAAGGGACGGCGTGTGCTGGCTTCGGTCGTAGCGGGGGGATTCCTTGGGGCGGCGGGTTTCCTGGGGGTGACGCCGGCGCTGGCCGACGGTCCGAACACCGACCCTGAGGTCGTCGCGGAGATCCAGGCCGAGGCGTGGCCGGAGTACTCCATCGGAGACGAGAACGTCGACGTGCGCGCGGCCAAGCACCAGTTGCACTACCTGGGGTACGAACTGGCGAACCTGGACAACGCCTTCGACGAGAGCGTGGTGGCCCAGGTCGAGGCGTTCCAGGAGGACCAAGGCCTCGATGTGACGGGAAGCCTCGACCAGGACACCTGGGACAGGCTGACGGAGGAGGCGTTCGCGGGTGGGAAGGCCTGGGTCCCCGGAGACGAGGGACACGTGGTCGAGATGATCCAGCGTCAGATGAACGCCAAGTACCAGGCGCACATCACGGTCGACGGCCAGTACGGCGATGGAACCGAGCAGGCCGTCGCGGCCGCGCAGGAGTTCCACGACATCGACGTCGACGGCAAGTACGGCCCGTTGACCTTCGAGGCGGTCGTGAAGTACCAGGACTACGACACCCTGGACGAGGGCTGA
- a CDS encoding response regulator has protein sequence MGQRVIDILLVEDHPVVRLGLKTVIDAQPDMRVVAEVAAAESALVSVRSFSPDLVILPLRLGGEPRGVELCRELKALPQRVRVLIYTSYNSSQDASASFLSGADSFVHKGEDSARLLDTIRSTSAGRRTWLLGAETQDQSARLAAAVERSGLTQREREVLGFMLQHLTNAQIAHELFIELPTVKTHVSNILSKLGLRSRQELFLDTAS, from the coding sequence GTGGGACAGCGAGTGATCGACATCCTCCTCGTCGAGGACCATCCGGTCGTGCGTCTCGGCCTCAAGACGGTGATCGACGCCCAGCCGGACATGCGCGTGGTCGCGGAGGTCGCCGCCGCCGAGAGCGCGCTCGTCTCCGTCCGCAGCTTCTCCCCGGACCTCGTCATCCTTCCGTTGCGACTGGGGGGCGAACCCCGGGGCGTCGAGCTGTGTCGGGAGCTGAAGGCACTGCCGCAGCGCGTGCGGGTGCTCATCTACACCTCGTACAACTCCTCACAGGACGCCTCCGCCTCGTTCCTGTCCGGTGCCGACAGCTTCGTCCACAAGGGTGAGGACTCCGCCCGCCTGCTCGACACCATCCGGTCGACCAGCGCGGGACGCCGCACCTGGCTGTTGGGAGCGGAGACCCAGGACCAGTCGGCCCGGCTGGCGGCGGCGGTCGAACGGTCCGGGCTCACCCAGCGGGAGCGGGAGGTGTTGGGCTTCATGCTGCAGCACCTCACCAACGCGCAGATCGCCCACGAGCTCTTCATCGAGCTCCCCACGGTGAAGACGCACGTCAGCAACATTCTGAGCAAGCTCGGGCTGCGTAGCCGCCAGGAACTGTTCCTGGACACGGCCTCCTGA
- a CDS encoding NAD(P)/FAD-dependent oxidoreductase produces MPATSADVVVIGAGNVGAAIAYEVASRGASVIVVEAGEDVGNGCSYANAGLLAPSHVEPLTTPKNVLSGMRYMFQPDSPFHIHPAPRLAPFFARFVRSSGPGRARELTARMQELAMYSTNRHRDYAERGLDTGYRADGALDVFLTEKALSAAAGKLGSSVERSELLSADEAREREPALGEIAGAVLRPDEAQVGSQQFVRATLKAAEEHDAEIRWGTQARLLPAPHGRIRGVDTPDGRIVADTYVVAAGLGSSRLCANVGVNMPMEGAKGYVVDLELEGRGPAMPLSFREPKVVATPYADRLRLCGTLELGSDPRAVTASRVNTIRAAGHKGLPNLRVRRTIQTWAGLRPCTADGVPSIGRSAIRKELVVAAGHGMWGLVLAPVTGELIARGIVESAPTMHEAAFSPDRFGRTRISSSLGDERRPLAA; encoded by the coding sequence GTGCCTGCGACCTCAGCCGATGTCGTCGTGATCGGTGCCGGCAATGTGGGTGCCGCCATCGCGTATGAGGTGGCGTCTCGCGGCGCGTCCGTCATCGTGGTGGAGGCGGGGGAAGACGTCGGCAACGGGTGCTCCTACGCGAACGCGGGTCTCCTGGCACCGAGCCACGTCGAACCGCTCACCACGCCGAAGAACGTGTTGTCGGGCATGCGCTACATGTTCCAGCCGGACAGCCCGTTCCACATCCACCCCGCGCCGCGGCTCGCGCCGTTCTTCGCCCGCTTCGTTCGGTCCTCCGGCCCGGGACGTGCCCGGGAACTGACGGCCCGCATGCAGGAACTGGCGATGTACAGCACGAACCGGCACCGGGACTACGCCGAGCGCGGCCTGGACACCGGGTACCGGGCGGACGGCGCCCTGGACGTGTTCCTCACCGAGAAGGCGTTGAGCGCCGCCGCCGGGAAGCTGGGCTCGTCGGTCGAGCGCAGCGAGCTGCTGAGCGCCGACGAGGCCCGCGAGCGGGAGCCCGCCCTGGGAGAGATCGCCGGAGCCGTGCTGCGTCCGGACGAAGCACAGGTCGGTTCGCAGCAGTTCGTCCGCGCGACGTTGAAGGCCGCGGAGGAGCACGATGCGGAGATCCGCTGGGGAACCCAGGCCCGCCTCCTTCCAGCACCGCACGGTCGTATCCGTGGGGTCGACACTCCGGACGGGAGGATCGTGGCCGACACCTATGTCGTCGCGGCCGGCCTCGGCAGCAGTCGCCTCTGCGCGAACGTTGGCGTCAACATGCCCATGGAGGGCGCCAAGGGCTACGTCGTCGACCTGGAACTCGAGGGGCGGGGGCCGGCGATGCCGCTGTCCTTCCGCGAGCCGAAGGTCGTCGCCACCCCCTACGCGGACCGTCTGCGCCTGTGCGGCACCTTGGAGCTTGGCAGTGACCCCCGCGCCGTGACCGCATCCCGCGTGAACACGATCCGGGCGGCGGGCCACAAGGGACTGCCCAACCTACGGGTCCGGCGCACCATCCAGACGTGGGCCGGGTTGCGGCCCTGCACCGCGGACGGTGTCCCCTCCATCGGCCGTAGCGCCATCCGCAAGGAACTCGTCGTCGCCGCCGGGCACGGAATGTGGGGCCTCGTCCTCGCACCGGTGACGGGTGAGCTCATCGCTCGGGGCATCGTCGAGTCCGCGCCCACGATGCACGAGGCCGCTTTCTCACCGGACCGGTTCGGCCGGACGCGCATCTCCTCATCCCTCGGGGATGAGCGCCGCCCGCTCGCCGCCTGA
- a CDS encoding class I SAM-dependent methyltransferase has protein sequence MPSRTFADLVTEAATASVDGWDFSWLDGRATEERPSWGYHRLLAARLATVTSALDLQTGGGEVLATVPAFPPTMAATEAWPPNVARAAARLHPRGVVVVSAPEEPPFPFADGAFDLVTSRHPATVWWSEIARVLRPGGTYFAQHVGPATAFELVEFFLGPQPEDVRRRRHPDDETAEAATAGLTVRDLRSERLRMEFFDVGAVVYFLRKVIWTVPDFTVERYRDRLEDLHDQINRDGSFVAHSTRFLVEVEKAG, from the coding sequence ATGCCTTCCAGAACCTTCGCCGACCTGGTGACCGAGGCCGCTACCGCGTCCGTGGACGGGTGGGACTTCTCGTGGCTGGACGGGCGCGCCACGGAGGAGCGGCCGTCGTGGGGGTACCACCGTCTCCTCGCGGCGCGGTTGGCGACGGTCACCAGCGCCCTGGACCTCCAGACCGGGGGCGGGGAGGTCCTCGCCACGGTCCCGGCGTTCCCGCCCACCATGGCGGCGACGGAGGCGTGGCCACCGAACGTCGCCCGAGCCGCCGCTCGACTCCACCCGCGCGGTGTGGTGGTCGTGTCCGCCCCCGAGGAGCCACCGTTCCCGTTCGCCGACGGTGCGTTCGATCTGGTGACCAGTAGGCACCCCGCCACCGTGTGGTGGTCGGAGATCGCACGGGTCCTCAGGCCGGGGGGAACCTACTTCGCGCAGCATGTCGGTCCCGCGACCGCGTTCGAGCTCGTCGAGTTCTTCCTCGGACCCCAGCCTGAGGACGTGCGTCGTCGCCGGCATCCCGACGACGAGACCGCCGAGGCCGCCACGGCCGGGCTCACCGTTCGGGACCTGCGCTCCGAACGTCTGCGCATGGAGTTCTTCGACGTGGGGGCGGTGGTCTACTTTCTGCGAAAGGTGATCTGGACCGTGCCCGACTTCACCGTCGAGCGCTACCGCGACCGACTCGAGGACCTCCACGACCAGATCAACCGCGACGGTTCCTTCGTGGCCCACTCCACCCGCTTCC
- a CDS encoding TetR/AcrR family transcriptional regulator, whose translation MTGHAPGNALPSRRQRQQRRKRAALLTAAKEIFQRQGLAGATISGITERADVAHGTFYSYFSGKDEIFTEIVTVVLDDLLACLHDIGEAHSAKERLLAGIGRLYERCAREREIVLALHQASQLRTQFVITWESFRTRLRELVAQDLGWLSRNGFIRPLQNDLVPTVIARMVEGVVLEIVGRPDADVEALTVTTVQLYYDAVFRPATGEDDIMLE comes from the coding sequence GTGACTGGCCATGCGCCGGGGAACGCTCTCCCATCCCGGCGCCAACGGCAACAGCGGCGTAAACGCGCGGCGCTGCTGACCGCCGCCAAGGAGATATTCCAACGGCAGGGCCTCGCGGGGGCCACGATCAGTGGCATCACCGAACGTGCCGACGTCGCGCACGGGACGTTCTACAGCTATTTCTCCGGCAAGGACGAGATCTTCACCGAGATCGTCACTGTCGTTCTCGATGACCTGCTCGCCTGCCTCCATGACATCGGCGAGGCACACAGCGCCAAAGAACGGCTGCTCGCGGGCATCGGAAGGCTCTACGAACGTTGCGCGCGGGAACGAGAGATCGTCCTCGCGCTGCACCAGGCCAGCCAACTACGCACCCAGTTCGTGATCACCTGGGAGAGTTTTCGGACCCGGCTCCGGGAACTCGTCGCACAGGACCTGGGATGGCTCAGTCGCAACGGATTCATCAGGCCTCTGCAGAATGATCTCGTTCCCACCGTCATCGCACGCATGGTCGAAGGCGTCGTGCTCGAGATCGTCGGTCGGCCGGATGCCGACGTCGAGGCACTGACGGTCACAACCGTCCAGCTCTATTACGACGCCGTGTTCCGACCCGCGACAGGTGAGGACGACATCATGCTCGAATGA
- a CDS encoding aromatic amino acid transport family protein has translation MSKQATGRLGLKPETITFWQGVAIIFGANIGAGILSLPYGARNGGFLALLVALTIAGVLTTISMLYVAEVSLRTKEPLQLAGLARKYLGNVGSWLIFAGVVINGLGAITGYANASGDILADLIGIPELAGRVLFFVAGLVVIWLGLKATGRSEQAITISMLAIILILIGWTFVGGVHVENLLFVNPYFVVPIMNLAVFAFIAQYTVPELARGLAAHSPRKLPGAVVGGMCATGFLLVLVPLAALGMLGADGVTEVITIAWGTGLGPVAYYLANAFALLAMLTSFWAIGLTLMSNVFDRFNWPAHNAPGYRLAAMALIAVPPFMIATFKLAGFVSALGYAGGFAGAIMSIVPVLMLRKARQYGDQDPAWQAGKISHPIVQGVLITVFGLGFLYSLLSATGLVPEGWS, from the coding sequence ATGTCCAAACAAGCGACCGGCCGTCTCGGGTTGAAACCCGAGACGATCACCTTCTGGCAAGGTGTCGCCATCATCTTCGGCGCCAACATCGGCGCGGGAATCCTGAGCCTGCCCTACGGGGCACGCAACGGTGGCTTCCTGGCGCTTCTGGTGGCGCTGACCATCGCCGGAGTGCTGACCACGATCTCCATGCTGTACGTGGCGGAGGTCTCGCTGCGCACGAAGGAGCCCCTGCAGCTGGCCGGTCTGGCCCGTAAGTACCTGGGCAACGTGGGCTCGTGGCTCATCTTCGCGGGTGTGGTGATCAACGGCCTCGGGGCCATCACCGGATACGCGAACGCCAGTGGGGACATCCTCGCGGACCTGATCGGGATCCCCGAACTCGCGGGCAGAGTCCTCTTCTTCGTCGCGGGCCTCGTCGTGATCTGGCTCGGCCTCAAGGCCACGGGCCGCTCCGAGCAGGCCATCACGATCAGCATGCTGGCCATCATCCTGATCCTCATCGGGTGGACCTTCGTCGGCGGCGTCCACGTCGAGAACCTGCTCTTCGTGAACCCGTACTTCGTGGTTCCGATCATGAACCTCGCGGTCTTCGCCTTCATCGCGCAGTACACCGTTCCGGAGCTGGCGCGTGGCCTGGCCGCGCACTCGCCGCGCAAACTGCCCGGCGCCGTTGTCGGCGGGATGTGCGCCACCGGATTCCTGCTGGTCCTCGTGCCCCTGGCGGCCCTGGGCATGCTGGGCGCCGACGGCGTCACCGAGGTCATCACGATCGCGTGGGGGACCGGGCTTGGTCCGGTCGCCTACTACCTCGCGAACGCCTTCGCCTTGCTGGCGATGCTGACCTCGTTCTGGGCCATCGGCCTGACCCTCATGAGCAACGTGTTCGACCGGTTCAACTGGCCCGCGCACAACGCCCCTGGTTACCGGCTCGCCGCGATGGCGCTGATCGCCGTTCCGCCGTTCATGATCGCGACGTTCAAGTTGGCGGGCTTCGTGTCCGCCCTGGGCTACGCCGGAGGGTTCGCCGGTGCGATCATGTCGATCGTGCCGGTACTCATGCTGCGCAAGGCCCGCCAGTACGGCGACCAGGATCCGGCGTGGCAGGCAGGGAAGATCTCGCACCCGATCGTGCAGGGCGTCCTCATCACCGTGTTCGGACTCGGCTTCCTGTACTCGCTGCTGTCCGCGACCGGTCTCGTGCCCGAGGGCTGGAGCTGA
- a CDS encoding FixH family protein produces MTGNTTDYRVDVVSSPQRTGGDEELVVRIIGPDGDVVTDLAEQHGKRLHLIVVGHDLTLYRHLHPTPTSDGGWRAPITLDTPGPYRAFADFVPTATGEGVVRGADFTVARNHRPGALPEPAPSVDVDDYEVTLGGDARPGGAGELSFDIRRAGEPVTDLEPYLGAYGHLVALRVADLAFLHVHPQDGPPGPEVRFHAELPGDGAYRLFLDFQHDGTVRTAAFTLR; encoded by the coding sequence ATGACCGGCAACACGACCGACTATCGGGTGGACGTCGTATCGAGCCCCCAACGGACCGGCGGGGACGAGGAACTGGTCGTCCGCATCATCGGTCCTGACGGTGATGTCGTCACCGACCTCGCCGAACAGCACGGAAAGCGGCTGCACCTGATCGTCGTCGGGCACGACCTCACGCTGTACCGACACCTGCATCCCACGCCGACGTCGGACGGCGGCTGGCGGGCGCCGATCACCCTGGACACCCCGGGGCCGTACCGAGCCTTCGCCGACTTCGTGCCCACGGCCACCGGCGAGGGGGTGGTGCGTGGTGCGGACTTCACCGTCGCGAGGAACCACCGTCCCGGCGCCCTGCCCGAGCCCGCGCCCAGCGTGGACGTGGACGACTACGAGGTCACGCTCGGAGGGGACGCACGTCCGGGGGGAGCGGGGGAACTGAGCTTCGATATCCGCAGGGCCGGGGAACCGGTGACCGACCTCGAGCCGTACCTCGGCGCCTACGGCCACCTCGTGGCCCTCCGCGTGGCGGACCTAGCCTTCCTCCACGTCCATCCCCAGGACGGGCCACCAGGCCCCGAGGTGCGGTTCCACGCCGAACTGCCCGGTGACGGCGCGTACCGACTGTTCCTGGACTTCCAGCACGACGGAACGGTCCGCACAGCCGCGTTCACGCTCCGCTGA
- a CDS encoding alpha/beta fold hydrolase has protein sequence MRSMDIADGFVRYVDQGQGAAVVLLPPLGYSHTIWREQIQVLSSGYRVLALDPRGVGTSSRLHGWRGLLRRQANDIVALLDQLDVERAVVCGVSYGGVLAQRFAVDYPDRTAGLITVDSFSETRPHSIPTTVNRVAMELTGWLWLFPGLMRPAIRRLYAPWPDALSVMEDGLASIRRVETVKLRYALNWVNMTSELSRVRSPALAIVADSPWLRPLSQRIVDALPDSRLRVVENSFDPTNLCQPETFNRVVWDFIRELDW, from the coding sequence ATGAGGTCCATGGACATCGCTGACGGCTTCGTCCGGTACGTGGATCAGGGGCAGGGGGCCGCCGTCGTGCTCCTCCCACCACTGGGGTACTCGCACACCATCTGGCGGGAACAGATCCAGGTGTTGTCCTCCGGCTACCGGGTGCTCGCCCTGGACCCACGTGGCGTCGGAACGTCCTCGCGGCTGCATGGCTGGCGTGGACTCCTCCGGCGCCAGGCCAATGACATCGTTGCGCTTCTGGACCAGCTCGACGTGGAGCGCGCAGTCGTGTGTGGAGTGAGCTACGGCGGCGTGCTCGCGCAGCGATTCGCGGTGGACTATCCCGACCGAACGGCCGGCCTGATCACGGTCGATTCCTTCAGCGAGACGCGCCCGCACTCGATACCCACCACCGTCAACCGTGTCGCCATGGAACTGACTGGATGGCTGTGGCTGTTTCCCGGTCTCATGCGACCCGCGATCAGGCGTCTGTACGCGCCCTGGCCTGACGCGCTCTCGGTGATGGAGGACGGACTGGCGTCGATCCGCAGGGTGGAGACCGTCAAGCTTCGCTACGCGTTGAACTGGGTCAACATGACGTCGGAGCTGTCACGGGTTCGCTCGCCGGCACTAGCGATCGTCGCTGACTCTCCCTGGCTCCGGCCACTGTCCCAGCGGATCGTCGACGCCCTCCCAGACTCGCGGCTTCGCGTGGTGGAGAACTCCTTCGACCCCACCAACCTGTGCCAGCCCGAGACGTTCAACCGCGTCGTCTGGGACTTCATCCGAGAGCTCGACTGGTAG